From Mycolicibacterium nivoides, a single genomic window includes:
- a CDS encoding LLM class flavin-dependent oxidoreductase yields the protein MTEPYVLSAFTMSTVSHGNFGLWRHPQDRTADYTDVRYWVELAKLLDDGGFDVLFIADAVGQLDVFGGDARAALARGVQTPVTDPLLAVSAMAAATQRLGFGITVSTTYESPYLLARKFSTLDHLTGGRIGWNVVTSLLDSAARNIIGRDRQIPHDERYAMAQEFVEVTYKLWEGSWEPGAVLRDAVRGVYTDPAKVHDIGHNGRYFTVPGAHLVEPSPQRTPVLFQAGTSPAGREFASRNAELVFVSDPRPDVLRNHIEDIRRRAAGHGRDPQSLKFITSVEIVTDSTDSAAQAKARELADFHDLEGGLVLLSALSGVDWSTYGVDRPIGQFDTDASRSILAAVTDSGVRERLTLRDYVGGLGGFGGELFVGSAATVADALDAYAHKTGVDGFNIAYHVTPGSFADVATYLIPELRRRGRARETSDPTTLRQKLFGGGDGLLPDGHPAAAFRRNSVHSQ from the coding sequence ATGACCGAACCCTATGTTCTGTCGGCGTTCACCATGTCGACCGTGTCGCACGGCAATTTCGGGCTGTGGCGCCACCCGCAGGACCGCACCGCCGACTACACCGATGTCCGGTACTGGGTGGAGTTGGCGAAGCTGCTCGACGACGGCGGATTCGACGTGCTGTTCATCGCCGACGCGGTCGGCCAACTCGACGTGTTCGGCGGTGACGCCCGCGCCGCGCTGGCGCGGGGCGTGCAGACGCCGGTGACCGACCCGCTGCTGGCGGTGTCGGCGATGGCCGCGGCGACGCAGCGTTTGGGATTCGGCATCACGGTGTCCACCACCTACGAGAGCCCCTACCTGCTGGCACGTAAGTTCAGCACCCTGGATCACCTCACCGGTGGCCGGATCGGCTGGAACGTCGTCACCTCGCTGCTCGACAGCGCGGCGCGCAACATCATCGGCCGTGACCGGCAGATCCCGCACGACGAGCGTTACGCGATGGCGCAGGAGTTCGTGGAGGTGACCTACAAGCTCTGGGAAGGTTCGTGGGAGCCGGGTGCGGTGCTGCGCGACGCCGTGCGGGGGGTGTACACCGACCCGGCGAAGGTGCACGACATCGGCCACAACGGCCGGTACTTCACCGTGCCCGGGGCGCACCTGGTCGAACCCTCGCCGCAACGTACTCCGGTGCTGTTCCAGGCGGGTACCTCACCAGCGGGACGGGAATTCGCCTCCCGTAACGCGGAACTGGTGTTCGTCAGCGATCCGCGGCCCGACGTCCTGCGCAACCACATCGAGGACATCCGGCGCCGGGCGGCCGGGCACGGTCGCGACCCGCAATCGCTGAAGTTCATCACCTCGGTCGAGATCGTCACTGACAGTACCGATTCGGCGGCACAGGCCAAGGCACGCGAACTCGCCGACTTCCACGACCTGGAAGGCGGGTTGGTGCTGTTGTCGGCACTGTCCGGGGTGGACTGGTCGACATATGGGGTCGACCGCCCGATCGGGCAGTTCGACACCGACGCCAGCCGGTCCATCCTGGCCGCGGTCACCGATTCCGGGGTCCGTGAGCGCCTGACGTTGCGGGATTACGTCGGGGGACTGGGCGGGTTCGGCGGCGAGTTGTTCGTCGGGTCGGCCGCCACGGTGGCCGATGCCCTGGACGCGTATGCCCACAAAACCGGGGTGGACGGGTTCAACATCGCCTATCACGTCACGCCCGGCAGCTTCGCCGATGTGGCCACCTACCTCATCCCCGAGCTTCGCCGGCGTGGCCGCGCCCGCGAGACCTCCGATCCGACCACGTTGCGGCAGAAGCTGTTCGGCGGAGGCGACGGATTACTGCCTGATGGGCACCCGGCCGCCGCATTCCGTAGGAATTCCGTTCATTCGCAATAG
- a CDS encoding acyl-CoA dehydrogenase family protein — translation MTTASTYLKRPTGYDAELRSVFAPIFDRIAEGNREREADRVFPHEQVRWLSDAGFGTLRISAEQGGFGASLEQTFLLLAELGAADPNVAHIWRNHLAFVEDRLNAPVSEDNNAWIKRFLAGEFVGGGWTEANNVTLANLATTVIAKDDHWLVSGAKYYATGSLYADWLDVLGRGDDGELWTALVRADDPGVTLTDDWRGFGQRTTASGSAHYELARAERGNVFPAAERFSYQAHFYQTAMLAVLTGITKAAQRDASAALKDRKRNYPQGLAEVPAQDPQLLQVIGELSAEAFGAEAALGVSARTLDRIVAGRLAGGEDHARQLLIEAEVAVTQAQLVIIGAALRATTRLFDALGASGVSEELGLDRHWRNARTLASHNPVVYKARILGDWFINGKDPVADLASRGRGGQGN, via the coding sequence ATGACAACGGCTAGTACCTATCTGAAGCGCCCGACGGGCTATGACGCTGAGCTTCGATCGGTGTTCGCGCCGATCTTCGATCGGATCGCCGAGGGGAATCGGGAGCGTGAGGCCGACCGGGTGTTCCCGCATGAGCAGGTGCGCTGGCTCAGCGACGCCGGGTTCGGCACCCTGCGGATCTCGGCCGAGCAAGGCGGGTTCGGTGCGTCGCTGGAGCAGACCTTCCTGTTGCTGGCCGAGTTGGGGGCGGCGGACCCGAACGTCGCCCACATCTGGCGCAACCACCTGGCCTTCGTCGAGGATCGCCTCAACGCGCCGGTGTCGGAAGACAACAACGCCTGGATCAAACGTTTCCTGGCAGGCGAATTCGTCGGCGGCGGCTGGACCGAGGCCAACAACGTCACACTGGCCAACCTGGCCACCACGGTGATCGCCAAGGATGACCACTGGTTGGTGAGCGGCGCGAAATATTATGCGACCGGCAGCCTGTACGCGGACTGGCTCGATGTGCTCGGCCGGGGTGACGACGGTGAGTTGTGGACGGCGCTGGTGCGTGCCGATGATCCGGGAGTGACCCTTACCGACGACTGGCGAGGATTCGGCCAGCGCACCACCGCGAGTGGTTCGGCCCACTATGAACTGGCCCGCGCCGAGCGTGGCAACGTGTTCCCCGCAGCGGAACGGTTCAGCTACCAGGCGCACTTCTATCAGACCGCGATGCTGGCGGTACTCACCGGCATCACCAAGGCAGCTCAGCGCGACGCGTCGGCGGCGCTGAAGGACCGCAAGCGCAACTATCCGCAGGGTCTGGCCGAGGTGCCGGCTCAGGACCCTCAGCTACTGCAGGTCATCGGTGAGCTTTCGGCCGAGGCCTTCGGCGCGGAGGCGGCGCTGGGCGTCAGCGCACGCACCCTGGACCGGATCGTCGCCGGCCGACTGGCCGGAGGTGAAGACCACGCCCGTCAGTTGTTGATCGAAGCCGAAGTCGCGGTGACGCAGGCGCAGCTGGTGATCATCGGTGCCGCATTGCGGGCCACCACCCGGCTGTTCGACGCCCTCGGTGCCTCAGGGGTATCCGAAGAGCTTGGCCTGGACCGGCATTGGCGCAATGCGCGTACGCTGGCGTCCCACAATCCGGTGGTCTACAAGGCCCGGATTCTCGGGGACTGGTTCATCAACGGCAAGGATCCGGTGGCCGACCTGGCGTCCCGGGGACGCGGCGGGCAGGGCAACTGA
- a CDS encoding MetQ/NlpA family ABC transporter substrate-binding protein, translating into MKRHTPHRSILTSSLLALSLLIVSACSQVTGLSSGGSDDKTIKFVSTNIALYEDTTKVLADEVAKHGYKLDYKFITDGPELNAAVESGEADATYHQHQAYLDYYDRQFDGHLVAAFDAFVDPSGLFSKKWKSIQDLPNGALVTAHVDPSNYYRPFLMLADAGLIKLRPGVDPLSITEKDIVENPRNIKIQGLDYALLPKALDDADAGFLYGSQAADIGIDFSTALVTETKQNQSPDVIAVKDGQQNSEKIQALKEAYQSDAIKEQLVKSFGGKQVVLPAW; encoded by the coding sequence ATGAAAAGACACACACCACACCGGTCGATCCTCACGTCGAGCCTGCTCGCGTTGTCCCTGCTGATCGTCTCAGCATGCAGCCAGGTGACGGGCCTGTCCAGCGGCGGCAGCGATGACAAGACCATCAAGTTCGTCTCGACGAACATCGCCCTCTACGAGGACACCACGAAGGTGCTTGCCGACGAGGTGGCCAAGCACGGTTACAAACTTGACTACAAGTTCATCACCGACGGTCCAGAGCTCAATGCCGCCGTAGAGAGCGGCGAAGCCGACGCCACATACCACCAGCATCAGGCCTACCTGGACTACTACGACCGCCAGTTCGACGGTCACCTGGTCGCGGCGTTCGATGCGTTCGTCGATCCGAGCGGTCTGTTCTCCAAGAAATGGAAATCCATCCAGGACCTGCCCAACGGTGCGCTGGTCACTGCACACGTCGATCCGTCCAACTACTACCGGCCGTTCCTCATGCTGGCCGACGCGGGTCTGATCAAGCTACGGCCCGGTGTCGATCCGCTCTCGATCACCGAGAAGGACATCGTCGAGAATCCGAGAAACATCAAGATCCAGGGCCTGGACTACGCCCTGCTGCCCAAGGCGCTGGATGACGCGGACGCGGGCTTCCTCTACGGATCCCAGGCCGCCGACATCGGTATCGACTTCAGCACCGCACTGGTCACCGAAACCAAGCAGAATCAGTCGCCCGACGTGATCGCCGTCAAGGACGGGCAGCAGAACAGCGAGAAGATCCAGGCGCTCAAGGAGGCCTATCAGTCCGACGCGATCAAAGAGCAGCTGGTGAAATCCTTCGGCGGCAAGCAGGTGGTGCTCCCCGCGTGGTGA
- a CDS encoding NtaA/DmoA family FMN-dependent monooxygenase (This protein belongs to a clade of FMN-dependent monooxygenases, within a broader family of flavin-dependent oxidoreductases, the luciferase-like monooxygenase (LMM) family, some of whose members use coenzyme F420 rather than FMN.), whose amino-acid sequence MSRELHLLAFGNTRSTGPWRHPDIDNSTAGVRRRLISYAQTAEAGTFDALFFADGLNYGPPATWPYKITEDFEPLTATAALSSVTDRIGLVVTGSATLAHPYHLARQLLSLDHLSGGRAGWNLVTSFAQAAADNFSARGVVAHDERYRIAEEALAVVRKLWDGWGEDTIVEDRAAGIFNDVTKIQRTDHHGRYFDVAGPLGSARSAQGQPVIFQAGSSETGRGFAARHAEVIFTSHGNRARAREFYTQIHEESRRTGRARPPLITPSLRYLVGSTEEEARRAQQQEYEYFSPQYQAGWLLEVDVDVTGADLDGPVPESAFPAHTETHQTALAGYRLLATDGNPTVREFLYRTVNGWGAAVVGTPEQIADEIEQWFSAGAADGFVLRDSGLPGQHELFVEQVVPVLRKRGLFRHEYAGATLRSHLGLDAPQRQLS is encoded by the coding sequence GTGTCCAGAGAGCTGCATCTGCTGGCCTTCGGCAATACCCGGTCTACCGGGCCGTGGCGGCATCCCGATATCGACAACAGCACCGCCGGAGTACGCCGGCGGCTGATCAGCTATGCCCAGACCGCCGAGGCCGGCACATTCGACGCGTTGTTCTTCGCCGACGGCCTGAACTACGGTCCGCCGGCGACCTGGCCGTACAAGATCACCGAAGACTTCGAACCACTCACCGCGACGGCCGCGCTGTCATCGGTCACCGACCGGATCGGGCTGGTGGTGACCGGATCGGCCACCCTGGCCCACCCGTATCACCTTGCCCGCCAGCTGCTTTCACTCGATCATCTCAGCGGTGGCCGGGCCGGCTGGAATCTGGTGACCAGCTTCGCGCAGGCCGCCGCCGACAACTTCAGCGCCCGCGGTGTGGTGGCCCACGACGAGCGCTACCGGATCGCCGAGGAAGCGCTTGCGGTGGTGCGCAAGCTGTGGGACGGCTGGGGCGAAGACACCATCGTCGAAGACCGCGCTGCGGGGATATTCAACGATGTCACCAAGATTCAGCGGACTGATCACCACGGGCGCTACTTCGACGTGGCAGGCCCGCTGGGCTCGGCCCGGTCGGCGCAGGGGCAACCGGTGATCTTCCAGGCCGGATCATCGGAAACCGGACGGGGTTTCGCGGCTCGGCACGCCGAGGTGATCTTCACCAGCCACGGCAATCGGGCGCGGGCGCGGGAGTTCTACACCCAGATCCACGAGGAGTCGCGGCGCACGGGCCGGGCCAGGCCTCCGTTGATCACCCCGTCGCTGCGGTATCTCGTCGGCTCCACCGAGGAAGAAGCCAGGCGCGCACAGCAGCAGGAGTATGAGTACTTCAGCCCGCAGTACCAGGCCGGGTGGCTGCTCGAGGTCGACGTCGACGTCACCGGTGCGGACCTGGACGGTCCGGTTCCGGAGTCGGCGTTCCCGGCGCACACCGAGACCCACCAGACCGCGTTGGCGGGCTACCGGCTACTGGCCACCGACGGAAACCCAACGGTGCGAGAGTTCCTGTATCGCACGGTCAACGGTTGGGGAGCCGCGGTGGTGGGCACGCCCGAGCAGATCGCCGACGAGATCGAGCAGTGGTTCAGCGCAGGCGCTGCCGACGGATTTGTGCTGCGGGACTCCGGATTACCGGGTCAGCACGAGCTTTTCGTCGAGCAGGTGGTGCCGGTGCTGCGCAAGCGCGGGCTGTTCCGCCACGAATACGCCGGCGCCACACTGCGATCCCATCTGGGGCTGGACGCACCACAGCGGCAGCTGTCATGA
- a CDS encoding APC family permease, producing the protein MTTTDDPKTHPPTEAGGRTLIAAESTGLESGALGPWGVFAQGLAAAAPSVALAVVPFSLFVAAGKGAAWAAVIGLSIVVLVAITISFQAKRTVSSGSLGTYTGNGLGPGFAFAAGFSLLFGYIGFATTGTLGGVLYLDAFLESIGLGSQAVWFRLLLVIVVVGVAVYLPYRGVSLAAKYELAFELLAIASILVIIVASYIGYGFRIDWEQWNPQHLGSSATFIAAVTAVGSYAGFESVASLGAEAKDAHRNIARSLLRVVILIGALYIFATYPQILHFGEIDGDKAVLPQLATSVGVEWVNQVVSGAVAVAFIVFVTAVTTAAARSLFTFAHEGALPHVFTKVHPTYKTPWAGVVFVGILALAFSITATFSSAGRLVFDVYGGYVANWGFLVSYLLVVIATPIWLRKIGALTPRRLAVAVAATIGLGYVIVSNFYPVPEFPFNILPFVFGAILLAGLSWYWYLKRTRPEVANRIGTIQSVSPEEQQRLLDAGVTP; encoded by the coding sequence GTGACTACTACAGACGATCCGAAGACGCACCCGCCGACGGAGGCCGGAGGCCGCACGCTGATTGCGGCGGAGTCGACGGGGCTGGAATCGGGCGCACTCGGCCCGTGGGGCGTGTTCGCCCAGGGGCTGGCGGCCGCCGCACCCAGCGTGGCCCTGGCCGTCGTGCCGTTCTCGCTGTTCGTGGCGGCGGGCAAGGGTGCGGCGTGGGCCGCGGTGATCGGCCTGTCCATCGTGGTGCTGGTCGCCATCACGATCAGTTTCCAGGCCAAGCGCACGGTGTCGTCCGGATCGCTGGGGACCTACACGGGTAACGGTCTGGGCCCCGGCTTCGCCTTCGCCGCCGGGTTCAGCCTGCTGTTCGGCTACATCGGTTTCGCGACCACCGGCACCCTCGGTGGGGTCTTGTACCTCGACGCGTTCCTGGAGTCGATCGGCCTTGGATCCCAAGCGGTCTGGTTCCGCCTGCTACTGGTGATCGTGGTGGTCGGCGTCGCGGTGTACCTGCCGTACCGGGGGGTTTCACTGGCCGCCAAATACGAGCTGGCCTTCGAATTGCTCGCCATCGCGTCGATCCTGGTGATCATCGTGGCCTCTTACATCGGCTACGGGTTCCGCATCGACTGGGAGCAGTGGAACCCCCAGCATCTCGGGTCCAGTGCCACATTCATCGCGGCGGTCACGGCGGTGGGTTCCTACGCCGGCTTCGAAAGCGTCGCCTCGCTGGGCGCCGAGGCCAAGGACGCCCACCGAAACATCGCCAGATCCCTTCTGCGTGTGGTGATCCTGATCGGGGCCCTCTACATCTTCGCGACGTACCCGCAGATCCTGCACTTCGGCGAGATCGACGGGGACAAGGCCGTGCTGCCGCAGCTGGCCACCAGTGTCGGGGTGGAGTGGGTGAACCAGGTCGTGAGCGGTGCCGTTGCGGTCGCGTTCATCGTGTTCGTCACCGCGGTCACCACCGCCGCCGCGCGCTCGTTGTTCACCTTCGCCCACGAAGGCGCCCTGCCGCACGTGTTCACCAAGGTGCACCCGACCTACAAGACGCCGTGGGCCGGTGTGGTGTTCGTCGGGATCCTGGCCCTCGCGTTCTCGATCACGGCCACGTTCAGCTCCGCGGGCCGGCTGGTGTTCGACGTGTACGGCGGCTACGTGGCCAACTGGGGCTTCCTGGTGAGCTACTTGCTGGTGGTCATCGCCACGCCGATCTGGCTTCGCAAGATCGGTGCCCTGACCCCGCGGCGGCTCGCCGTCGCGGTCGCGGCCACCATCGGCCTCGGGTATGTGATCGTCAGCAACTTCTACCCGGTGCCCGAGTTCCCCTTCAACATCCTGCCTTTCGTGTTCGGCGCCATTCTGCTGGCCGGGCTGTCCTGGTACTGGTACCTCAAGCGGACCCGTCCTGAGGTGGCCAACCGGATCGGCACCATCCAGAGCGTCTCGCCCGAGGAACAGCAGCGACTGCTCGACGCGGGCGTGACGCCGTGA
- a CDS encoding GNAT family N-acetyltransferase, which translates to MTLIHDSPSAASDVTGWTVAEVTPRHHPLIADFLATTPGLGGRKFAADSRDIAEQLDGAYPGSAVVLLDEDGAVAGYTALHRPDGAEPEVLGDFVFGPHAPAGTVRAIVDDTVDRFGRVAVPGAYLRVFIGADQAVTIDALLARGARQERQFASTRKSLRDEDPVALAEAGIESITILSWPQVLAEGLAEQVRQVQFDTFREHFGNMSKTPQRWEHHLASRAFTPDFSLAAVDDDGVVVGYVLGSTYTSGTGADEIRSAHTDYIGVRADRRKAGTAELLLRKLWLAALRRGFTHASLGTDIANASNAHLLYQRLGYRTVRDEYAYRIDAEENL; encoded by the coding sequence GTGACGCTGATCCATGACAGCCCGTCCGCAGCGTCGGATGTCACCGGTTGGACCGTCGCGGAGGTAACCCCACGACACCACCCGCTGATCGCCGACTTCCTGGCCACCACGCCGGGGCTCGGTGGACGCAAGTTCGCCGCCGATTCCCGCGATATCGCAGAACAACTCGACGGCGCGTATCCCGGCTCGGCGGTCGTTCTCCTCGATGAGGACGGTGCGGTGGCCGGATACACAGCCCTGCACCGACCGGACGGTGCGGAACCGGAGGTGTTGGGGGACTTCGTATTCGGTCCGCACGCCCCAGCCGGGACGGTGCGGGCGATCGTCGACGACACTGTCGATCGGTTCGGCCGGGTGGCCGTGCCGGGCGCCTACCTACGGGTGTTCATCGGTGCCGACCAGGCAGTGACGATCGATGCCCTGCTCGCCCGGGGAGCGCGCCAAGAGCGCCAATTCGCCAGCACCCGAAAGTCGTTGCGCGACGAGGATCCTGTCGCGCTGGCCGAGGCAGGGATCGAGTCGATCACGATCCTGTCGTGGCCACAGGTCCTGGCGGAAGGTCTCGCCGAGCAGGTCCGACAGGTGCAATTCGACACCTTTCGCGAGCATTTCGGGAACATGTCGAAGACCCCGCAGCGCTGGGAACATCACCTGGCCAGCCGAGCGTTCACCCCGGATTTCAGCCTGGCCGCGGTGGATGACGACGGTGTGGTGGTCGGGTACGTGCTCGGCTCCACCTACACATCGGGAACCGGCGCGGACGAGATCCGCAGCGCCCATACCGACTACATCGGTGTACGCGCGGACCGCCGCAAGGCCGGAACCGCGGAACTGCTGCTGCGAAAGCTCTGGCTGGCGGCGCTGCGGCGGGGATTCACCCATGCCTCGTTGGGCACCGACATCGCCAATGCCAGCAATGCCCACCTGCTCTATCAGCGGTTGGGTTATCGCACTGTCCGCGACGAGTACGCGTATCGAATCGACGCCGAGGAGAATTTGTAA
- a CDS encoding zinc-binding dehydrogenase, translating to MRAIVYDPHAPAKLRFDEVAEPPATESQALIDVHAIALNFGEVHFIDHMRRPGEVPGWDSAGVVARAAADGSGPPVGTRVVGFSGESGWAERRAVSTENLAELPEFVEFEEAAALPVAGVTALQALRALGPVLGRRVLITGASGGVGRFAVQLAARAGAHVVATVGSPARGEGLEELGAAEVVVGLDTVTEPVFGVLDNVGGKLLAQAFSLVSDGGSVQSIGMASNEPTTINFEAERRRGNRKRLEPFTVRAPFQADLDYLLTLLADGELDPQIGWRDTWDNIATAAQALLDRKVAGKAVLRVG from the coding sequence ATGCGAGCCATCGTCTACGACCCGCACGCCCCCGCCAAGCTACGGTTCGACGAGGTGGCTGAGCCGCCGGCAACCGAATCTCAGGCGCTGATCGACGTCCATGCGATCGCTCTGAACTTCGGCGAAGTGCACTTCATCGATCACATGCGCCGCCCGGGCGAGGTTCCTGGATGGGACAGCGCGGGTGTGGTCGCACGGGCCGCGGCAGACGGGTCCGGCCCGCCCGTCGGTACCCGGGTGGTCGGCTTCAGCGGTGAATCCGGCTGGGCGGAGCGGCGCGCGGTGTCGACCGAGAATCTCGCCGAGCTTCCCGAGTTCGTCGAATTCGAGGAAGCCGCCGCGCTGCCGGTGGCCGGCGTGACCGCATTGCAGGCGCTGCGGGCCCTCGGCCCGGTACTTGGCCGGCGGGTGCTCATCACCGGTGCCTCCGGAGGCGTCGGCCGGTTCGCCGTGCAACTGGCAGCCCGGGCCGGTGCACACGTGGTGGCCACGGTCGGCAGCCCCGCGCGCGGTGAGGGTCTCGAGGAACTGGGCGCGGCCGAAGTCGTCGTCGGGCTCGACACCGTGACCGAGCCGGTCTTCGGCGTGCTCGACAACGTCGGCGGGAAGCTCTTGGCACAAGCCTTCAGCCTGGTGTCCGACGGCGGGTCGGTGCAATCGATCGGGATGGCCTCCAACGAGCCGACCACGATCAACTTCGAAGCGGAACGGCGCCGCGGCAACCGGAAGCGATTGGAGCCGTTCACCGTCCGGGCACCGTTTCAGGCGGACCTGGATTACCTGCTGACCCTGTTGGCCGACGGTGAGCTGGACCCGCAGATCGGGTGGCGGGACACGTGGGACAACATCGCCACGGCAGCCCAGGCCCTGCTCGACCGCAAGGTCGCGGGCAAGGCGGTGCTGCGGGTCGGCTGA
- a CDS encoding class I SAM-dependent methyltransferase, with protein MSEDDRIRWDATYSSRRGPAGEPTPPPAFAAHTDAFPVRGTALDLACGQGLGSVWLARRGLDVWGIDVSAIAIEQATELAARCGVASRCRFDVVDLDDGLPPGPPVDVIVCHRFRDSRLDDTVVKRLAPGGLLAICVLSEVGAAPGRFRAAPGELVSAFTELDVLAAGEGDGEAWLLARLPGPAVSGR; from the coding sequence GTGAGCGAGGATGACCGCATCCGGTGGGACGCGACGTACTCCAGCCGCCGTGGGCCGGCCGGCGAACCCACGCCGCCACCCGCCTTCGCCGCCCACACCGACGCTTTTCCGGTGCGCGGAACAGCGCTCGACCTCGCCTGCGGCCAGGGACTCGGCTCGGTATGGCTGGCCCGGCGCGGTCTGGATGTCTGGGGGATCGACGTGTCTGCGATCGCCATCGAGCAGGCCACGGAGCTGGCGGCACGGTGCGGCGTCGCCTCCCGCTGCCGTTTCGATGTGGTCGACCTCGACGACGGTCTGCCGCCGGGTCCGCCGGTGGATGTGATCGTCTGTCACCGGTTCCGCGACAGTCGACTCGACGACACGGTCGTCAAACGCTTGGCCCCAGGCGGATTGCTGGCGATCTGCGTCCTCAGCGAGGTCGGCGCGGCACCGGGACGGTTCCGGGCCGCTCCCGGTGAGCTTGTCTCCGCCTTCACCGAGCTCGACGTGTTGGCGGCGGGGGAGGGCGACGGCGAGGCCTGGCTGCTGGCACGCCTCCCGGGCCCGGCCGTGTCTGGCCGGTGA
- a CDS encoding methionine ABC transporter permease → MIEKIHSVLPEIGLATAQTAYMLALTLVIALVFGGALGVWLYVVRPASLAPKRSLYIVLDAVVNFVRSFPFLILLVSVIPFTRFVVGTAIGTTAVVVPLSISAIPEFARLVEQALLDVRAGVVDAGRAFGGGRLQIIRHVLLVEARPGLINAFTILSVIYLSATTVAGLVGGGGLGNFAITHGYYRYEPMVMVATVLVIIVWVQLIQTIGSFFVRRTDKRRR, encoded by the coding sequence GTGATTGAGAAGATCCACTCCGTACTACCCGAAATCGGGTTGGCGACCGCTCAGACCGCCTACATGCTGGCGCTGACGTTGGTGATCGCGCTCGTCTTCGGCGGGGCGTTGGGCGTATGGCTCTACGTCGTGCGGCCCGCCTCACTGGCCCCGAAAAGGTCGCTGTACATCGTGCTGGACGCGGTCGTGAACTTCGTGCGGTCGTTTCCGTTCCTGATCCTGTTGGTCTCGGTCATCCCGTTCACCCGGTTCGTCGTCGGCACCGCAATCGGCACGACGGCCGTCGTCGTGCCGCTATCCATCAGCGCCATACCGGAATTCGCGCGCCTCGTAGAACAGGCGCTACTAGACGTCCGGGCCGGCGTTGTCGATGCGGGACGCGCATTCGGCGGCGGACGACTTCAGATCATCCGCCATGTTCTGCTCGTCGAGGCCCGTCCGGGATTGATCAACGCCTTCACCATCCTCAGCGTGATCTACCTATCGGCCACCACGGTGGCCGGGCTCGTCGGCGGCGGAGGGCTGGGCAACTTCGCCATCACACACGGCTACTACCGCTACGAACCGATGGTCATGGTCGCCACCGTTCTGGTGATCATCGTGTGGGTCCAGCTCATCCAGACCATCGGCAGCTTCTTCGTGCGCCGCACCGACAAGCGCCGGCGCTGA
- a CDS encoding methionine ABC transporter ATP-binding protein — MSRAATTPLLDDRPVGESVVRLQDITKTYPHHEHGRFTALDGVNLDIGRGSVHGIAGFSGAGKSTLLRSINLLERPDSGAVLLNGEDLTSLPEKVLRERRRKVGMIFQEFNLLANRTVLENVELPLRLAKIGTRLRRERAAAALAAVGLADKAGGYPEKLSGGQKQRVGIARALVTEPDVLLCDEATSALDPRTTDEILELLRGINAERGITIVVVTHEVHVINAVCDRVSVMEQGRVVEDFRLGTPIRPQSPIARYLFGLAERPTRGWEVLGD; from the coding sequence GTGAGCAGGGCCGCCACCACACCACTGCTCGATGATCGGCCCGTCGGCGAATCGGTGGTGCGCCTGCAGGACATCACGAAAACCTATCCACATCACGAGCACGGACGGTTCACCGCACTCGATGGGGTGAACCTCGACATCGGACGCGGCAGCGTGCACGGCATCGCAGGCTTCAGCGGCGCAGGCAAGTCGACACTGCTGCGCAGCATCAACCTGCTGGAGCGTCCCGATTCTGGTGCGGTGCTGCTCAACGGTGAAGATCTCACGTCGCTACCCGAGAAGGTGTTGCGGGAGAGGCGCCGCAAGGTCGGGATGATCTTCCAGGAGTTCAACCTGCTCGCCAACCGAACGGTGCTGGAGAACGTCGAATTGCCGTTGCGGCTGGCCAAGATCGGCACTCGGTTGCGCCGCGAGCGCGCCGCGGCGGCGCTCGCGGCCGTGGGTCTGGCCGACAAGGCGGGCGGATATCCCGAGAAGCTCAGCGGCGGCCAGAAACAACGCGTGGGCATCGCCCGGGCACTGGTCACCGAACCGGATGTGCTGTTGTGCGACGAGGCGACATCGGCACTCGACCCGCGGACCACCGACGAGATCCTGGAACTGCTGCGGGGAATCAATGCCGAACGCGGCATCACGATCGTCGTCGTCACCCACGAGGTGCACGTGATCAACGCGGTGTGCGATCGCGTCTCGGTGATGGAACAGGGCCGGGTCGTCGAAGACTTCAGGCTCGGCACGCCGATCCGGCCGCAGTCACCGATCGCCCGCTATCTGTTCGGGCTGGCCGAACGCCCCACGCGGGGTTGGGAGGTTCTCGGTGATTGA